The genomic region CTTCTTGACACAATAATTGACACTCAAAATTTCTCTTTTGCTTTAATTTTTAATAAAATTAATTTCTGGAGGAAAGATGATAGATAAAGTCTTAATTTATAAAGTATTAGATAAAGCTTTGTCCAATGGAGCTGATTTTGCCGAACTTTTTTTGGAAAACACTTACAGTTCTCTGATAAACTTTAACGATAATAAAACCAAACAGAGTATTGTGGGAAAAGATTTTGGTGCCGGAGTCAGGGTTTTTTATGGAAATACGGCAATTTATGCCTACACGAATGATCTGAGTGAAGAATCCCTTTTGGCTGCTGCCGATGCTGTTTGCAAAGCTGCCAGAGGAAATTCAAAACTCAATGCTCTCGATTTGACGAAACTAAAATTTGAAAATATCCATCCTGTCGAGATTCCAAATAATACTGTTTCCAAACAGGATAAGATCGATTTTATCAGGAAAGTTAATGAAGCATCCCGTGATTACAGCGAACTGATCTCGCAGGTGGATATCAGGTTTATTGAGAAAATGCAGCATGTTCTGATCGCTAATAGCGAAGGTTTACTGGCAGAAGATGACAGGAATTATTCCAGAGCATATATAACTTCGATTGCCTCGTCAGGAACTGAAAAACAAACCGGAACAGAAGGACCCGGAGGTCATGCAGGTTATGAGTTTTTCAGGAAACTCGATCCCATAGCATTAGGGAAAGAAACTGCCCGTATAGCGATAACTATGCTCAAAGCTGATTATGCTCCCAGCGGGAAATTTCCGGTGATAATAGATAATGGTTTTGGTGGAGTTATTTTCCATGAAGCTTGCGGACATGCATTGGAAACTACTGCCGTTGCTAAAGGTGCTTCTGTCTTTGCCGGAAAATTGG from Candidatus Cloacimonadota bacterium harbors:
- a CDS encoding TldD/PmbA family protein yields the protein MIDKVLIYKVLDKALSNGADFAELFLENTYSSLINFNDNKTKQSIVGKDFGAGVRVFYGNTAIYAYTNDLSEESLLAAADAVCKAARGNSKLNALDLTKLKFENIHPVEIPNNTVSKQDKIDFIRKVNEASRDYSELISQVDIRFIEKMQHVLIANSEGLLAEDDRNYSRAYITSIASSGTEKQTGTEGPGGHAGYEFFRKLDPIALGKETARIAITMLKADYAPSGKFPVIIDNGFGGVIFHEACGHALETTAVAKGASVFAGKLGELIANPVVTAIDDGTIPGKWGSENIDDEGLPTQKTVLIENGILKSYMVDKLGGKKMGIEPTGSGRRQSYKFAPASRMRNTFLAKGKSKIEDLIASVENGIYAKKMGGGSVIPGTGNFNFAVAEGYLIKNGKIKEPIRGATLIGNGPETIKKISMVADNLELAEGMCGSVSGSIPTTVGQPAIKIDEIIVGGRKEN